Proteins found in one Roseovarius pelagicus genomic segment:
- a CDS encoding YjiH family protein — MQPFDPNQAANTPVDNSGLLRFLIPSIIGVVFFLIPLPYDGEFTLLLSLIVNHTKAVLADSLVPLVIGLLAISAVASVVGRLAPSFYSGFLKQLFVVSWWMTAVRVVALVLSVMIYWQIGPEMIWSKNTGGLMLKELMTALVPFFFWAGLALPLLTDYGFMELIGTLFRKVMRPLFKVPGRAAVDCTASWIGSGTVGVVITDQQYRNGFYTAREAITIATGFSVVSIPIVALFVSFLGITELLPEILLSMVVTGIILAVIMPRIPPISLKADTYWEHAEHQGIAETMPAGVSSGKAAIRVAAARGKHPREDSFLASGAKVVADIWFALEPIVMVLGVLVTVIAEFTPFFQWISLPFVYILGWFGLADGATAAPTLMIGFADVFLPFILGGDIGAIQTKFVVGVVALVQIIYMTEPGALLLKSPIPVNVFDLFVIFLLRTLIALPIAVLLSYILL; from the coding sequence ATGCAACCATTTGATCCAAACCAGGCCGCGAATACTCCGGTGGACAACAGCGGGTTACTCCGCTTTCTGATACCTTCGATCATCGGCGTGGTGTTCTTCCTCATTCCTCTGCCTTACGATGGTGAGTTCACGCTGCTACTCTCTCTCATCGTGAATCACACGAAGGCTGTGCTGGCGGACTCCTTGGTGCCTCTAGTCATCGGTCTACTCGCGATCTCGGCTGTCGCAAGCGTTGTCGGTCGATTGGCGCCATCGTTCTACTCCGGCTTTCTAAAGCAACTCTTCGTGGTGTCGTGGTGGATGACTGCCGTGAGGGTTGTCGCATTGGTGCTGTCGGTCATGATCTACTGGCAGATCGGCCCCGAGATGATCTGGTCAAAGAATACCGGCGGCCTGATGCTAAAGGAGTTGATGACCGCCCTCGTGCCTTTCTTTTTCTGGGCGGGCCTCGCCCTACCTCTGCTAACCGACTACGGCTTCATGGAATTGATCGGCACTCTCTTTCGAAAGGTTATGCGACCGCTGTTCAAGGTCCCCGGGCGCGCGGCAGTTGACTGCACGGCATCTTGGATCGGCAGCGGGACTGTGGGCGTTGTGATAACCGATCAGCAGTATAGGAACGGCTTTTACACCGCGCGAGAAGCGATCACGATCGCGACCGGGTTTTCGGTTGTGTCCATCCCGATTGTCGCCCTGTTCGTTTCCTTCCTCGGAATAACCGAGTTGTTGCCCGAAATCCTCCTGTCTATGGTTGTGACAGGTATCATCCTGGCAGTGATCATGCCGCGGATACCGCCGATCAGCCTGAAGGCCGACACATATTGGGAGCATGCCGAACATCAGGGCATTGCGGAAACCATGCCTGCGGGCGTGAGTTCTGGTAAAGCAGCTATTCGTGTTGCTGCGGCACGCGGCAAGCATCCGCGCGAGGATTCCTTTCTCGCCAGCGGCGCCAAGGTCGTTGCAGACATCTGGTTCGCGCTGGAGCCGATTGTCATGGTTCTTGGCGTTCTCGTAACCGTAATTGCCGAGTTCACCCCCTTCTTTCAATGGATATCGCTACCGTTCGTTTACATCCTAGGCTGGTTTGGACTTGCAGATGGAGCAACGGCCGCACCAACGCTGATGATCGGCTTTGCGGATGTATTCCTGCCGTTCATTCTGGGCGGAGACATAGGGGCGATCCAAACCAAGTTCGTGGTGGGCGTCGTAGCGCTTGTTCAGATCATCTACATGACCGAACCCGGCGCACTGCTCCTCAAATCGCCGATTCCGGTCAACGTCTTTGACCTCTTCGTTATTTTCCTGCTGCGCACGCTTATTGCTTTGCCAATTGCCGTGCTGCTTTCCTACATCTTGCTTTAG
- a CDS encoding cytosine permease, giving the protein MTDQTTATRAGESADETNWPLLKSERTWSQLEIGVVLLVAAAATWCYIIGEYVGYYLNLKMGFAAMTAGSMIGMLLVTLAVVPAAGRYGIDSIVSTRPQFGSRGWIIPVFLQYTSIIGWNCLLLIFFGKTAVQLLLTLGLITEASSGTVQIISALLACTLVFGVLLTGKTGVERISNVLFFFIVGVGAWMTWLLLSTKSAEITAAAPAYASGSLRWDYITGLEIAIVSLLSWWPYIGAMVRVAPDAPTSVKPAMLGMGLPVPLLSVIGLAAILALGISDPSQWMVELGGSFYGSIALVFVLAANLGTAIAGVYATSVGLRSVPAFDRLPWTATLLIGLVPVAIITIFLPDLFFNNFGTFVAFIGVFFAPLCGIQIVDYLLLRRQRLNLRALYDPSEGAEYYYWFGINPAGLLGMAAGFVTYVYLLNPISYVSRAPYEYVTASLPAAFLGGLVFWIATVVLVRPTGRGGYK; this is encoded by the coding sequence ATGACCGATCAGACTACCGCCACTCGCGCGGGCGAAAGCGCGGACGAGACCAACTGGCCATTGTTGAAGTCAGAGCGCACCTGGAGCCAGCTGGAAATCGGCGTTGTGCTGCTGGTCGCGGCAGCGGCGACATGGTGCTACATCATCGGCGAATATGTCGGCTACTATCTGAACCTCAAAATGGGGTTCGCGGCAATGACCGCGGGCTCGATGATCGGCATGCTGCTGGTAACGCTGGCTGTGGTGCCTGCGGCCGGTCGCTACGGCATCGATTCCATCGTCAGCACGCGACCCCAGTTCGGCAGCCGGGGCTGGATCATCCCGGTCTTTCTGCAATACACTTCGATCATTGGCTGGAACTGTCTGCTGCTGATCTTTTTCGGCAAGACAGCGGTGCAACTGTTGCTGACACTCGGGCTCATCACCGAGGCATCCAGCGGGACCGTCCAGATCATCTCGGCGTTGCTCGCCTGCACGCTGGTGTTCGGCGTGTTGCTGACCGGCAAGACGGGTGTCGAGCGTATCTCGAACGTACTGTTCTTCTTTATCGTCGGTGTGGGCGCGTGGATGACTTGGCTGTTGTTGAGCACCAAGTCCGCCGAGATCACCGCCGCGGCTCCGGCCTACGCGTCGGGCAGCCTTCGGTGGGATTACATCACCGGCCTGGAGATCGCCATCGTCAGCCTGCTGTCGTGGTGGCCCTATATCGGTGCCATGGTGCGGGTTGCCCCCGATGCACCGACATCGGTGAAACCGGCGATGCTCGGAATGGGCCTGCCGGTACCCCTGCTCAGCGTGATCGGGCTGGCAGCGATCCTCGCCCTCGGGATTTCCGACCCGTCGCAATGGATGGTGGAACTGGGCGGCAGCTTCTACGGGTCAATCGCACTGGTTTTCGTGCTGGCGGCGAATTTGGGCACTGCTATCGCAGGTGTCTATGCCACCTCGGTCGGCCTGCGTTCCGTGCCGGCATTCGATCGCCTGCCCTGGACTGCGACATTGCTGATCGGCCTGGTCCCGGTGGCGATCATCACGATCTTCCTGCCCGATCTCTTCTTCAATAACTTCGGCACATTTGTGGCCTTCATCGGGGTGTTCTTTGCGCCGCTGTGCGGGATCCAGATCGTGGACTATCTGCTCTTGCGGCGACAGCGGCTGAACTTGCGCGCACTCTATGATCCATCGGAGGGTGCGGAATACTACTATTGGTTCGGTATCAATCCGGCGGGGCTGCTCGGAATGGCGGCAGGGTTCGTGACATATGTCTACCTGCTCAACCCGATCAGCTACGTGTCGCGCGCGCCATATGAATATGTCACGGCCTCGTTGCCTGCGGCGTTCCTTGGTGGATTGGTGTTCTGGATTGCGACCGTGGTTCTGGTCCGGCCAACCGGGCGCGGTGGCTACAAGTAG
- a CDS encoding DMT family transporter, which translates to MASHQVRAAFLALFASAVLSLIDNFVGLVAEEAAVWQFQVVRAMIAIPLLLVIGRLAGQTLRPANLRNVALRSVCVSVGLLIYFAALGALSVAQAGAGLFSAPIWVLLLSALLFNVRITLVKLLAILTGFAGVLMLLQPDIAALSMLSLLPLAAGVFYGLGMLLTPFLCHDETPVALAIGIFVAMGAMSLIMLIYFSLVPTANPTFLTGGWVAPTSRFFFLTAFQALGAVIAVICIAEAYRIGTPSNVAVFEYSFLIFASIWGFMLWGVMTDALAIFGIAIILASGTFLAFRQ; encoded by the coding sequence TTGGCCAGTCATCAAGTACGCGCCGCCTTCTTGGCTCTGTTCGCCTCTGCGGTTCTCAGCTTGATCGATAATTTTGTGGGGCTAGTCGCCGAAGAAGCTGCGGTCTGGCAGTTTCAAGTCGTTCGCGCCATGATCGCGATCCCACTTTTGCTCGTTATTGGACGTTTGGCCGGACAGACATTGCGCCCGGCCAATCTCCGAAATGTCGCCTTGCGGAGCGTGTGCGTCTCCGTCGGCCTGTTGATCTACTTTGCAGCATTGGGGGCCTTGTCAGTAGCGCAGGCTGGCGCCGGATTATTCAGTGCGCCCATATGGGTGCTGCTGCTTTCTGCCCTTCTCTTCAATGTGCGAATTACACTGGTCAAGCTGCTTGCAATACTGACGGGGTTCGCTGGGGTATTGATGCTGCTTCAACCAGATATCGCAGCTCTGAGCATGCTCTCACTTTTGCCACTGGCCGCTGGTGTGTTCTACGGATTGGGCATGTTGTTGACGCCATTTCTTTGCCACGACGAAACACCAGTTGCCTTGGCGATTGGCATCTTTGTCGCCATGGGGGCGATGAGTCTGATCATGCTCATCTATTTTAGCCTGGTCCCCACCGCGAACCCGACCTTTTTGACCGGAGGTTGGGTGGCACCCACGTCGAGATTTTTCTTTCTCACAGCCTTTCAGGCCCTTGGCGCCGTGATCGCAGTCATCTGTATCGCCGAAGCTTACCGTATCGGAACTCCGTCCAACGTCGCAGTTTTCGAGTACTCCTTCCTGATCTTCGCCAGCATATGGGGTTTCATGCTGTGGGGCGTGATGACCGACGCACTCGCGATTTTCGGAATCGCGATCATCTTGGCATCTGGCACATTTCTCGCGTTCAGACAGTAA
- a CDS encoding amidohydrolase, producing MKPAFWKEATRRSWSIIKPEVERHIHALWEKPELPAMEVAAARLLTEWLRGSGFDIEAPCCGMPTAFIARKRLGPGPCIAILAEYDALPGTANDAVPYRQSRGQRAGHSCGHNQIGAANCGAAIAALKTMQDHKIPGELIVIGCPAEEIVWGKVGLLKKGAFEGVDAILTSHGDYQNGVISRPCQSVVGGEIVFRGESGHGGSIRKTNALDAAELAVQSIERLRAHHFADTQVEHVLRVGGGIPNVTPDEARVWINARQADYDRTSEVYDFLVDVCKHSAQLVGVSFQHLFVSATHGYLPNDRLAEMMMANLQEVGPPAWSDEAKKWMQSLAFECAPNGAFDLDEEVGLYTEGVDPYGQDDGEVSWQIPLGRVNWAYPQQVPLHNWALTALAGYPGSYPGPLMASETLALSAIDLMLNPKVIEQAKEELTERTKGLTLDPPRVGAWETLTQNPEAFWDATWVE from the coding sequence ATGAAACCTGCATTTTGGAAAGAAGCCACGCGGCGTAGCTGGTCGATCATCAAACCCGAAGTCGAGCGCCATATTCACGCTCTTTGGGAGAAGCCAGAACTCCCGGCTATGGAGGTTGCAGCAGCGCGCCTGTTGACCGAATGGCTCAGAGGGAGCGGGTTTGACATTGAGGCTCCGTGTTGTGGAATGCCGACCGCATTCATCGCGCGCAAGCGGTTGGGTCCTGGTCCATGTATTGCGATACTGGCAGAATACGATGCGTTACCTGGCACCGCAAATGATGCGGTGCCGTACCGGCAGTCCCGCGGGCAGCGCGCGGGGCACTCCTGCGGCCACAATCAGATCGGGGCTGCGAATTGCGGAGCAGCGATCGCTGCTCTCAAAACCATGCAGGATCACAAGATACCCGGTGAATTGATCGTCATCGGATGCCCTGCCGAAGAGATTGTTTGGGGCAAGGTCGGACTTCTCAAGAAAGGCGCGTTCGAGGGGGTCGATGCGATTCTCACCTCCCACGGGGATTATCAGAATGGGGTGATTTCGCGTCCCTGCCAATCTGTAGTCGGCGGTGAAATCGTCTTCCGAGGAGAGTCGGGGCACGGTGGATCGATCCGCAAGACCAATGCGCTGGATGCAGCCGAACTTGCAGTGCAATCGATCGAGCGTCTACGGGCACATCATTTCGCCGATACTCAGGTCGAACACGTCCTCCGGGTGGGCGGCGGTATTCCCAATGTCACACCGGACGAAGCGCGCGTTTGGATTAACGCGCGTCAGGCGGATTACGACCGCACGAGTGAAGTTTACGATTTTCTTGTCGATGTTTGTAAACACTCTGCGCAATTGGTCGGCGTATCATTCCAGCACCTGTTCGTTTCTGCGACCCACGGCTACTTGCCCAATGACAGGCTTGCCGAAATGATGATGGCAAACCTGCAAGAGGTTGGCCCGCCGGCCTGGAGTGACGAGGCCAAAAAGTGGATGCAAAGCCTTGCGTTCGAATGCGCGCCGAACGGCGCGTTCGATCTTGACGAAGAGGTCGGACTCTATACCGAAGGTGTAGATCCCTATGGTCAGGACGATGGCGAGGTGAGCTGGCAAATCCCGCTCGGACGCGTTAACTGGGCATACCCCCAACAAGTACCACTGCATAATTGGGCTCTGACAGCTCTGGCAGGATATCCCGGCAGTTATCCCGGTCCACTTATGGCTTCAGAGACGCTGGCATTGTCTGCCATCGACCTAATGCTCAATCCCAAGGTTATAGAGCAAGCCAAGGAGGAGTTAACCGAGCGGACAAAGGGCCTGACACTTGATCCGCCGCGTGTCGGAGCATGGGAAACACTAACACAAAACCCGGAGGCCTTCTGGGATGCAACCTGGGTCGAATAG
- a CDS encoding aldehyde dehydrogenase family protein yields the protein MTDVTQQMKNISHHIYIDGQLRKSKASDATDVIEPATEAVLGSIAQTTDAEIDDALASCAVAQRKWWRDFSALDRAAAMHEMADKLREMRAMLAEALTREMGKPYKEACDEVDWSIHSLRHSAEMGRNEQGRVMGPAVAGQFHYTLKQPRGTAALIMPFNYPLVLLAWEAGAALATGNAVIVKPSEYTSLTTLLFAEATKSLPDGLFQVVTGGGRVGQHLVEHDNTHVVAFTGSVPVGRAVAAACGERIKPSLIETSGNDPFLIMPSAPLDIAARAAAFSAFMNCGQICVSAERFYVHQDIHDEFVEKLVAETAKLRIGNGLDKVDMGPMVAAKERDRYETLLKGAMGEGARAAIGGSRPAGFNQGWFVEPTVLVDCTPDMSVFHNESFGPVAPICKVRDFDEAMELANASKYGLGANIYTMDLEETIRATEDLEAGMVWVNAPLLDNDAGPFGGSKLSGMGRQLGPEGLETFRETKMIMIDPRCDTQDFWWFPYADDTMHPKAK from the coding sequence ATGACCGACGTAACGCAACAGATGAAAAACATCAGCCATCACATCTACATCGACGGCCAACTGCGCAAGAGCAAGGCGAGTGATGCTACGGACGTGATCGAGCCCGCCACGGAGGCCGTGCTGGGCAGCATCGCGCAGACCACCGATGCCGAAATCGACGACGCTCTGGCAAGCTGCGCCGTGGCGCAGCGCAAATGGTGGCGCGACTTCTCGGCGCTGGACCGCGCCGCGGCGATGCATGAGATGGCCGACAAGTTGCGCGAGATGCGCGCCATGCTGGCCGAGGCCCTCACCCGCGAAATGGGCAAACCCTACAAGGAAGCTTGCGACGAGGTGGATTGGTCCATCCATTCGCTGCGCCATTCCGCCGAGATGGGCCGCAACGAGCAGGGCCGCGTCATGGGGCCGGCGGTCGCCGGACAGTTCCACTATACGCTGAAGCAGCCGCGCGGCACGGCAGCGCTGATCATGCCGTTCAACTATCCGCTGGTTCTGCTGGCGTGGGAGGCTGGCGCGGCACTGGCCACTGGCAACGCGGTGATCGTCAAGCCGTCTGAATATACTTCGCTGACCACCTTGTTGTTCGCCGAAGCGACCAAGAGCCTGCCCGACGGGTTGTTTCAGGTTGTCACCGGTGGCGGGCGCGTGGGCCAGCATCTGGTCGAACATGACAACACCCATGTCGTCGCCTTCACCGGCAGCGTCCCGGTTGGCCGCGCCGTGGCAGCGGCCTGCGGCGAGCGAATCAAGCCTAGCCTCATCGAGACCTCGGGCAACGACCCGTTCCTGATCATGCCCTCTGCCCCGCTGGATATCGCGGCGCGCGCTGCGGCATTCTCGGCCTTCATGAATTGCGGGCAGATCTGCGTTTCGGCCGAGCGGTTTTATGTCCATCAGGACATCCATGACGAATTCGTGGAAAAGCTCGTCGCCGAGACCGCGAAACTGCGGATCGGTAATGGCCTCGACAAGGTCGATATGGGGCCGATGGTCGCCGCAAAGGAACGCGACCGCTACGAGACGCTGCTGAAGGGCGCCATGGGCGAAGGCGCACGTGCCGCCATCGGCGGCAGCCGTCCGGCCGGGTTCAACCAGGGCTGGTTCGTGGAGCCGACCGTTCTGGTCGATTGCACACCCGACATGAGCGTCTTTCACAACGAGAGCTTTGGCCCGGTCGCGCCGATCTGCAAGGTCCGTGATTTCGACGAGGCGATGGAATTGGCGAACGCGTCCAAATACGGGCTGGGCGCCAATATCTACACGATGGACCTCGAAGAGACCATTCGCGCCACCGAAGATCTGGAAGCCGGGATGGTCTGGGTTAACGCGCCCTTGCTGGACAACGACGCCGGCCCCTTTGGTGGCTCGAAACTCAGCGGGATGGGGCGGCAGCTTGGCCCCGAAGGGCTGGAGACGTTCCGCGAAACCAAGATGATCATGATCGACCCGCGCTGTGACACCCAGGATTTCTGGTGGTTCCCATACGCGGACGACACGATGCACCCGAAGGCAAAATAA
- a CDS encoding CobW family GTP-binding protein, with amino-acid sequence MQPGSNRSALPDVSSLDLTLDTTIHVSVITGSLGSGKTTLLNELLCNPHFRNTAIIVNEFGDVGLDHHLVQSASEDTILLEGGCLCCAAQGDLARAIRSLAERRERAELPLFENVLIETSGLADPGPILQSFMIDPLRLSRFKFRNLVTVFDSVLGIEAAEIMPEVPRQLAMADLIYLSKADVASDDQRMKATDFCAAINGSPISNLNTLAVSMFAADTGSQKREHVHIEHQQSDYIAIQANLRRALSDAELRQWLDALTSNLGSDLLRLKGIVRLDTLEQPVRLDVVQHLVQLPRPVEITDASCIGKLVLLVPRKRQTDAKRLVQRLIER; translated from the coding sequence ATGCAACCTGGGTCGAATAGAAGCGCACTACCAGATGTATCCTCGCTCGATCTCACTCTCGATACGACGATTCATGTCTCTGTAATTACAGGTAGTTTGGGTAGTGGAAAAACGACGTTGCTCAACGAGCTTCTATGCAATCCGCACTTCCGCAATACTGCCATCATAGTGAACGAGTTCGGCGATGTTGGACTGGACCACCACTTGGTCCAGTCTGCCTCCGAAGATACGATCCTGCTTGAAGGTGGGTGTTTGTGTTGTGCGGCCCAAGGTGATCTTGCTCGCGCAATACGATCGCTTGCAGAACGTCGTGAACGCGCTGAACTTCCGCTATTTGAAAATGTTCTCATCGAGACCAGCGGGCTCGCAGACCCCGGGCCGATCCTGCAATCCTTTATGATCGACCCTCTAAGGCTCAGCCGGTTCAAGTTCCGTAACCTAGTAACTGTCTTCGACAGTGTTCTGGGAATCGAGGCCGCTGAAATCATGCCCGAAGTGCCACGCCAATTGGCTATGGCCGATTTGATATATCTTTCCAAGGCCGACGTTGCCAGCGATGACCAACGCATGAAAGCGACGGATTTTTGCGCCGCTATAAATGGCTCCCCTATTTCCAACCTCAACACTCTTGCCGTATCGATGTTCGCGGCTGACACAGGTTCGCAAAAACGAGAACACGTTCACATAGAACACCAGCAATCTGACTACATCGCTATCCAAGCCAACCTTCGCCGCGCCTTGTCCGACGCAGAACTTCGGCAATGGCTGGATGCGTTGACGTCAAATCTGGGTTCCGATCTGCTGCGGCTGAAGGGGATCGTTCGCCTCGACACCTTAGAGCAACCGGTACGATTGGACGTCGTGCAGCATTTGGTTCAGCTTCCTCGCCCAGTTGAAATCACCGACGCTTCTTGTATTGGAAAGCTCGTGTTGCTCGTACCGCGCAAGAGGCAGACCGACGCAAAGAGATTGGTCCAACGTTTGATCGAAAGATAA